The Planococcus versutus genome contains a region encoding:
- a CDS encoding CDP-glycerol glycerophosphotransferase family protein — protein sequence MILGKLPKKKNLVVFESFHAKQFSDNPRAIYEYMKEHYPRHNLLWSVDKSAVKLFEEFRLPYIQRFTLKWFWTFPRAQYWVNNVRLPRWMPKPKGTVYLQTWHGTPLKKLGLDIEEVHMPNTETGSYKKNFILESEKWDYLISPNPYSTEIFKRAFHYNGKVIESGYPRNDVLTNYSATLISNLKKELGIAEEKKIMLYAPTWRDNEFYQKGKYKFEFQFDLQNWKKEFGDEWVLLSRMHYLVAENFDFSAYEGMVYDVSSYPDIRDLYLASDLLITDYSSVFFDYAILNRPVIFFMYDLENYRDQLRGFYIDIENDAPGPIVQTEQELFQAIHVLKDSNIQLDAKFTEFKNRFSSLEDGHATQRVVKAFLK from the coding sequence GTGATTCTAGGAAAGCTTCCTAAAAAGAAAAACCTTGTGGTATTTGAAAGTTTTCACGCAAAACAATTTAGTGACAATCCTCGTGCGATCTACGAATATATGAAGGAACATTATCCACGTCATAACTTGTTATGGAGTGTGGATAAAAGTGCAGTCAAACTCTTTGAAGAATTTAGACTTCCGTATATCCAGAGATTTACATTAAAGTGGTTTTGGACCTTTCCTAGAGCACAGTACTGGGTCAACAACGTTCGGTTGCCTCGGTGGATGCCAAAACCAAAAGGAACAGTGTATTTACAAACGTGGCACGGAACGCCTCTGAAAAAACTTGGGCTTGATATTGAGGAAGTTCATATGCCTAACACAGAAACCGGTTCATACAAAAAGAATTTTATTTTAGAATCTGAGAAATGGGATTATTTAATTTCTCCAAATCCATATTCTACAGAGATTTTTAAGCGTGCTTTCCATTATAATGGAAAAGTCATTGAATCAGGATATCCTCGCAACGATGTGTTGACCAACTACTCAGCTACGTTAATCAGTAATCTCAAAAAAGAGTTAGGCATTGCTGAAGAAAAAAAAATCATGCTTTACGCGCCTACTTGGAGAGACAATGAGTTTTATCAAAAAGGAAAATACAAGTTTGAGTTTCAATTTGATTTACAAAACTGGAAAAAAGAATTTGGCGATGAATGGGTACTTTTGTCACGTATGCATTATTTAGTTGCTGAAAACTTTGATTTCTCGGCCTATGAAGGAATGGTCTACGATGTATCAAGCTACCCTGATATCCGAGATTTATACTTAGCATCGGATTTACTGATTACGGACTATTCATCTGTCTTTTTTGACTACGCTATTTTAAATCGTCCGGTTATTTTCTTTATGTATGACCTAGAAAACTACCGTGACCAGTTACGTGGGTTTTATATCGATATTGAAAATGATGCGCCAGGGCCGATCGTACAAACAGAACAAGAATTGTTTCAAGCGATTCATGTATTGAAAGACTCCAATATTCAGCTAGATGCAAAATTTACTGAGTTTAAAAATCGATTCTCGTCTCTTGAAGATGGGCATGCGACTCAGCGAGTAGTAAAAGCTTTTTTAAAGTAA
- a CDS encoding ABC transporter permease — protein MKSAITVIKEQVKFSYLIRRLSIYELRSLTRGNYLGAAWEIINPAIQILIYWFVFGFGIRQRADVGDIPYFQWMFAGILVWFLINNSVMKSTKSIYSKIRMLAKMNFPMSVIPNYTIFAQLYPHLVLLTIGTIVLQFIGFPISIYYLQLPIYIVGLLMFLFSLSLITSTLATIIRDVQMLMQSIMRMLLYLSPILWPPTSLPDSWQVFLKINPFYYVIEGYRYSLLGEGWYFLENPTYTLYFIGVLAITFLVGSYLHVKFRSQFIDFL, from the coding sequence ATGAAATCAGCGATAACAGTAATAAAAGAGCAAGTTAAATTTTCTTATTTGATCAGACGATTGTCGATTTACGAATTGCGAAGTTTAACTAGAGGAAATTATTTAGGTGCAGCTTGGGAGATTATAAACCCAGCTATTCAAATTTTAATTTATTGGTTTGTTTTCGGATTCGGAATTAGGCAAAGAGCAGACGTGGGTGATATTCCGTATTTTCAATGGATGTTTGCGGGAATTCTTGTATGGTTTTTAATTAATAATAGTGTAATGAAATCTACTAAGTCGATCTATAGCAAAATTAGGATGCTCGCCAAAATGAACTTCCCCATGAGTGTCATACCAAACTATACAATTTTTGCGCAATTGTATCCTCATCTGGTGTTATTGACGATCGGTACGATTGTATTGCAGTTTATCGGTTTTCCGATTTCAATTTATTATTTACAACTGCCTATCTATATCGTTGGGTTATTAATGTTTCTATTCAGCTTGTCTCTTATCACTTCGACGTTGGCGACGATTATTAGAGATGTTCAGATGCTTATGCAATCCATCATGCGTATGTTGTTATATTTATCACCCATATTATGGCCGCCAACTTCATTACCAGATTCATGGCAAGTATTTTTGAAAATTAATCCGTTCTATTACGTCATTGAAGGCTATCGTTATTCCTTACTCGGGGAAGGTTGGTATTTCCTTGAAAATCCAACGTATACCTTATACTTTATAGGAGTATTGGCAATAACATTTCTTGTTGGATCTTATCTTCATGTAAAATTCAGAAGTCAGTTTATTGACTTTTTATAA
- a CDS encoding CDP-glycerol glycerophosphotransferase family protein: MIKELGISIYLFLFNILFALFKLFPLRNKTVFLSSFGDNAFFIAKELSKTQHHSLIFINQSKCKIDFARIPTDNKKIYSFETSNIVDTFLSIYHLATSKYVFVDNYAGVLSVIKFRQKVKCIQLWHAAGAIKKFGWSDPETAGRSERAKLRFQQVYDRFQYIPVGSQQMADIFSTSFHVDQSHFIYTGVPQTDFYFDSVAKDIAHANLQSKYPAIVGKKVILYAPTFRKNALSRMEIQLNIDELLEKLNDEYVLLIRLHPSVQEVTNLKKHSRVLLVNDYPHLSELLVVSDVLITDYSSIPVEYSLLGKKMIFFTYDLEEYAKTQGIWAESNLYFPGPIVKSTNEVINEILNPEIDDHKIEQFCSHWNTYSTGQSTNQLITVIYDPTDL; this comes from the coding sequence ATGATTAAAGAACTAGGCATATCCATTTATCTCTTCTTGTTTAATATTTTATTTGCGCTGTTTAAGCTTTTCCCATTAAGAAATAAAACAGTATTTCTTTCTTCTTTTGGTGATAACGCGTTTTTCATTGCAAAAGAGCTTTCCAAAACACAACATCATTCACTGATCTTCATTAACCAAAGTAAATGTAAAATTGATTTTGCACGGATTCCTACTGACAACAAAAAGATTTATAGCTTTGAAACGTCCAATATCGTGGATACGTTTTTATCGATCTACCACTTAGCTACATCAAAATATGTCTTTGTTGATAATTACGCAGGCGTTCTTTCCGTTATTAAATTTCGACAAAAAGTTAAATGTATTCAGTTGTGGCATGCAGCTGGAGCAATCAAGAAATTTGGTTGGAGTGACCCGGAAACAGCTGGACGAAGTGAGCGCGCAAAACTACGTTTTCAACAAGTGTATGATCGTTTTCAGTATATCCCTGTTGGCTCGCAACAAATGGCCGATATTTTTTCTACATCTTTTCACGTTGATCAAAGTCATTTTATCTATACGGGTGTTCCTCAAACCGATTTTTATTTTGACTCGGTTGCTAAAGACATTGCACATGCTAACCTGCAAAGCAAGTATCCCGCTATTGTAGGAAAAAAGGTTATTTTGTACGCACCTACATTCCGAAAAAACGCATTAAGTCGTATGGAAATTCAACTAAATATAGACGAACTTTTAGAAAAATTGAATGATGAATACGTATTGTTGATTAGACTTCATCCTTCTGTTCAAGAAGTTACGAATCTCAAAAAACATTCCCGTGTATTGTTAGTAAATGATTATCCACACCTCAGTGAGTTGTTAGTTGTCAGTGATGTTTTAATCACAGATTATTCTTCTATTCCTGTAGAATATTCGTTGCTTGGCAAGAAAATGATTTTCTTTACGTATGACCTCGAAGAATATGCAAAAACGCAAGGAATTTGGGCAGAAAGCAACTTGTACTTTCCTGGCCCTATCGTAAAATCGACCAATGAAGTAATAAACGAAATTCTGAATCCAGAAATCGATGATCATAAAATCGAACAATTTTGCAGTCATTGGAATACGTACTCGACAGGTCAAAGTACAAATCAGCTTATTACAGTTATTTACGATCCAACAGATTTATAA
- the tagD gene encoding glycerol-3-phosphate cytidylyltransferase, which produces MKKVITYGTFDLIHHGHINILKRAKENGDYLIVGLSSDEFNAIKGKAAYHSYEERKLILEAIKYVDEVIPEHNWGQKVADITNNQVELFVMGSDWENKFDELMDYCEVLYLPRTEGISTTKIKTDLYNSK; this is translated from the coding sequence ATGAAGAAAGTAATAACTTATGGAACCTTTGACTTGATTCATCATGGTCATATAAATATTTTGAAACGAGCAAAAGAAAATGGTGATTATTTAATTGTTGGTTTATCTTCTGATGAGTTTAATGCCATTAAAGGCAAAGCTGCCTATCACTCTTACGAAGAACGAAAGCTGATACTAGAAGCGATAAAGTATGTGGATGAAGTAATTCCTGAACATAATTGGGGTCAAAAAGTGGCGGATATTACCAATAATCAGGTAGAGCTTTTCGTAATGGGTTCAGACTGGGAAAACAAGTTTGATGAACTGATGGATTATTGCGAAGTTCTTTACTTGCCGCGCACAGAAGGTATTTCAACCACCAAAATCAAAACAGACCTTTATAATAGCAAATGA
- a CDS encoding efflux RND transporter permease subunit, translated as MKKMIDFSLNNKFAIWILTVMVVVAGLYAGLTMKQESIPSITLPAVTVVTTYPGAAPDEIMDEVTIPMEQRIQNMNGVELTTSTSMANASTIQVQYDFEVDMDEATRELEDALSQVTIPEAANEPQVSRLSLDAFPVLSLSVSDPDSTLEELTANVEKNVIPALEGVTGLSDAQVSGQRVQKVTMKFNNKALAQYGLTEETIQQIIQGSNLTFPLGLTNFDGELKNLVIDGDVTTVDDLKNLQIPAVPQAVPAEPGATQGQGAPADAENSAQAQPPAAAPTAIPTVALSDLAEIEVVSKAESISRTNGEESIGISIVKSPDANTVEVVNGVKEIVKDMEDEYGLTVASTFDQGEPIEQSVETMLSKALFGILFAVVIILLFLRSFKTTLISIISIPLSLLMAIFLLNQLDITLNIMTLGALTVAIGRVIDDSIVVIENIYRRMALPDEKLRGKDLIREATLQMFLPIFSSTIVTIAVFLPLALVSGQIGELFLPFALAVVFALSASLLVAVTIVPMMAHLMYRKQLNKMDLPKSTQKEHKPGKMATSYKRILEWALNHKLITFGGASIVLVASLFLIPVIGVSFLPEDEQKMVMATYSPEPGQTREDVEAIASNAEQAIDGRDGVTSYQYSLGGGNPLTAMGGGGDNSALFYIEYDDEFDAFSDESNKLIEELNSSTESGEWASLDFAAMGASGLELFVYGDNIEDIQSAIDQIQPIMEDHGELENTESSLTDAYDQYTLVANQQSLSESGLTAAQIGMALSSVGEAPVLTTVKYEDKNIDVYIETEETEYAGIDDVTAVEIPTALGTTVTVGEVMTVEEGKSPDTINRRDGQMFASLTADVVGNNAAEITTEIDKKIANLDLPAGVTTDQGGVTEQINESFTQLGLAMLAAIAIVYFVLVVTFGGALAPFSILFSLPFTVIGVLVALWITGEALSVNALIGVLMLIGIVVTNAIVLIDRVIHMEKAGLTTREALLEGGVTRLRPILMTALATIGALIPLAIGAEGGGGGLISQGLGITVIGGLISSTLLTLVIVPIVYEVVAKFRKKQRN; from the coding sequence GTGAAAAAAATGATTGATTTTTCATTAAACAATAAGTTTGCAATTTGGATTTTAACAGTAATGGTTGTGGTTGCAGGTCTTTACGCAGGCTTAACAATGAAACAAGAATCTATTCCAAGCATTACATTACCAGCTGTAACCGTAGTTACTACTTATCCCGGGGCAGCACCAGATGAAATTATGGACGAAGTGACCATTCCAATGGAACAACGCATTCAAAATATGAATGGCGTTGAACTGACGACTTCTACCTCGATGGCAAATGCTTCTACGATTCAAGTTCAATATGATTTTGAAGTCGATATGGACGAAGCAACAAGAGAATTAGAAGATGCTTTATCCCAAGTTACCATTCCTGAGGCAGCAAACGAACCTCAAGTTTCGCGTCTTAGTTTAGATGCTTTTCCTGTTCTATCTCTAAGCGTTAGTGACCCTGATAGTACATTAGAAGAACTTACTGCGAATGTTGAAAAAAACGTGATCCCTGCTCTTGAAGGTGTCACAGGTTTATCGGATGCACAAGTTTCTGGACAGCGTGTACAAAAAGTAACGATGAAATTTAATAACAAAGCGTTAGCCCAATATGGATTAACAGAAGAAACCATCCAACAAATTATCCAAGGCTCGAATTTAACGTTTCCTTTAGGATTAACAAACTTTGATGGAGAACTAAAAAACTTAGTTATTGACGGCGACGTCACCACTGTTGATGATTTGAAAAACCTACAAATTCCGGCCGTTCCTCAAGCTGTACCAGCTGAACCAGGCGCTACGCAAGGTCAAGGAGCACCAGCAGATGCAGAAAACAGCGCTCAAGCACAACCACCTGCAGCTGCACCAACTGCAATTCCAACTGTCGCATTAAGCGACCTGGCTGAAATTGAAGTTGTTAGTAAAGCGGAATCGATTTCACGCACAAACGGTGAAGAGTCGATCGGAATTTCGATTGTTAAATCACCAGATGCAAACACTGTTGAAGTTGTAAACGGTGTGAAAGAAATTGTAAAAGATATGGAAGATGAATACGGTTTGACTGTAGCATCTACATTTGACCAAGGCGAGCCGATTGAACAATCGGTAGAAACCATGCTCAGCAAAGCGTTGTTCGGTATTTTATTTGCTGTAGTTATTATTTTGCTATTCTTACGCAGCTTTAAAACCACGTTGATTTCGATCATCTCGATTCCGTTATCATTATTAATGGCGATTTTCTTGTTAAATCAATTGGATATTACGCTAAATATTATGACACTTGGTGCTTTAACTGTCGCGATTGGTCGTGTGATTGATGACTCGATTGTTGTGATTGAAAACATCTATCGGCGCATGGCTTTGCCTGATGAAAAATTACGCGGCAAAGACTTGATTCGCGAAGCAACGCTTCAAATGTTCTTACCGATTTTTTCATCTACTATTGTAACCATTGCCGTATTCTTACCGCTTGCACTCGTTAGCGGACAAATCGGCGAATTATTCTTACCTTTTGCTTTAGCAGTTGTCTTTGCACTTTCAGCTTCGTTACTCGTAGCTGTAACCATCGTTCCCATGATGGCGCATTTGATGTACCGCAAGCAATTAAACAAGATGGACTTGCCTAAATCTACACAAAAAGAGCATAAGCCGGGCAAAATGGCGACAAGTTACAAACGAATATTAGAATGGGCATTAAACCATAAACTCATCACGTTTGGTGGGGCATCTATCGTTCTTGTAGCCAGTTTATTCTTAATACCGGTAATTGGCGTTAGCTTCTTGCCTGAAGATGAACAGAAAATGGTCATGGCAACGTACAGTCCAGAACCTGGTCAAACACGCGAAGATGTGGAAGCCATTGCATCGAATGCAGAACAAGCTATTGATGGCCGTGATGGAGTCACATCATACCAGTACTCACTGGGTGGAGGAAATCCCTTGACCGCAATGGGCGGAGGCGGAGATAATTCCGCATTGTTCTACATTGAATACGACGATGAATTTGATGCATTTAGCGATGAAAGCAACAAGTTAATCGAAGAGTTAAATAGCTCTACTGAATCTGGCGAATGGGCAAGTTTAGACTTTGCCGCAATGGGTGCAAGCGGTCTAGAATTATTCGTTTACGGAGATAATATAGAAGACATTCAATCTGCAATCGATCAAATTCAACCAATCATGGAAGACCATGGTGAGTTGGAAAACACTGAATCTAGCCTGACTGATGCTTACGACCAATATACATTAGTCGCAAATCAGCAAAGCTTGAGCGAAAGTGGTTTGACCGCAGCTCAAATCGGCATGGCGCTGAGCAGCGTCGGCGAAGCGCCTGTTTTAACAACAGTCAAATATGAAGACAAAAATATTGACGTGTACATTGAAACAGAAGAAACCGAATACGCAGGAATTGATGACGTAACAGCTGTAGAAATCCCAACAGCACTTGGAACAACGGTAACTGTCGGGGAAGTAATGACAGTAGAAGAAGGCAAATCGCCTGATACCATCAATCGTAGAGACGGCCAAATGTTTGCTTCGCTAACTGCAGATGTTGTTGGCAACAATGCAGCTGAAATCACTACTGAAATTGATAAAAAAATAGCAAACCTTGATTTGCCAGCAGGTGTAACAACAGATCAAGGCGGTGTTACTGAACAAATCAATGAATCATTCACACAGCTTGGCTTAGCCATGCTTGCAGCGATTGCCATCGTGTACTTCGTACTGGTTGTCACATTCGGTGGTGCACTCGCTCCGTTCTCTATTTTGTTCTCGCTACCATTTACGGTTATTGGTGTACTAGTGGCATTATGGATTACAGGAGAAGCCTTGAGTGTCAACGCGTTGATCGGTGTATTGATGTTGATTGGTATCGTTGTGACAAATGCCATCGTGTTAATTGACCGTGTTATCCACATGGAAAAGGCTGGTTTAACTACACGCGAAGCGCTTCTCGAAGGTGGCGTGACACGTCTACGCCCAATCTTAATGACAGCACTCGCAACAATCGGTGCATTAATTCCACTTGCGATTGGAGCAGAAGGTGGAGGCGGCGGATTAATTTCACAAGGTCTCGGTATTACCGTGATCGGTGGATTAATCAGTTCTACTTTGCTCACATTGGTCATTGTACCTATTGTTTATGAAGTAGTCGCGAAATTCCGTAAAAAACAACGAAACTAA
- a CDS encoding CDP-glycerol glycerophosphotransferase family protein — MEIFNSKLQIVKESLAEISFFMLETEGVYALQLSKLEQTPIEVGVYEAEDQVLFVNQLLEECIIGYVQNDKIYITKFNHGDSADFYISKNSMVLNFEIYSELLIFKQTGDTTFSMYDHTGNYIDSIHDLATFGKTSHVTQIDLGLTTVEYRFLNIGKINCGQFYMFVIYDLFRKELVTQKVIFTVLLNKPNLDFNLSSPTSLDFQLEDIEKNINLKKLAGKSVKIADKTKLEKYRNKHLLGVLKVNGIKYYLHNRTKGIYMTQGRPTKISSFHPNLKVKFLGKNLYIFGRNTHYAYKASGVYDYLYVGTEGSPLTKFVRPLNFKLVRRYGFFKIPIASLNVNNRIHTNLYLGDQHTVLHNLKLNVRPKRKKTLDFKLVDDQVNIVRTNLRGDVTSTILSKSEEYTFINRNLIFIAHALSKWLPRKKENINLYFEKKSMKADESGIRVFEQVMKESDLQSKNFFILSKDAENYKALKNQYKRAIVSKFSFKHYYLIFRASNLISSELSNHLLNDRLYIDVIREKINSIPLTFLQHGIMFAKPVDNPMAFGFHKDKNVFNMRKSVISSELEAGEFYKMGYDREDLILTGLATFDHAKLNEDADKIAFMPTYRYWEEGLIYRGLIEQTTYYTQIIRVIEAFEKNGLLDRLLIVPHNKFSEHIYENMQEYQHIISNNPSEALKNSVVFITDYSSAIYDATFRGAYPIFYWEEKEYLINQYKAIPPVNDENAPGAVIYDLDDLIEKVKDVIAQNYKVEDEIMEKFQQINTFMDRKNILRIVESLKQDRIL, encoded by the coding sequence GTGGAAATATTTAATTCTAAATTACAGATAGTTAAAGAATCTTTAGCAGAAATTTCTTTTTTTATGTTAGAAACGGAAGGCGTTTATGCATTACAACTTTCGAAGTTAGAACAAACACCAATCGAAGTTGGTGTTTATGAAGCAGAGGATCAAGTTTTGTTTGTAAATCAACTTTTAGAAGAATGTATTATTGGATATGTACAAAACGATAAAATATATATAACTAAGTTTAATCATGGAGATAGCGCTGATTTTTATATAAGTAAAAACTCAATGGTATTGAACTTCGAGATATATTCAGAGTTGCTGATTTTTAAACAAACAGGTGACACAACATTTTCGATGTATGATCATACCGGAAATTATATCGACAGTATTCATGATTTAGCAACATTTGGAAAAACTTCTCATGTCACTCAAATTGACTTAGGGCTAACAACCGTAGAGTACAGGTTTTTGAATATCGGAAAAATCAATTGTGGTCAATTTTATATGTTTGTTATTTATGATTTATTTAGAAAAGAGCTTGTTACACAAAAAGTTATTTTCACTGTACTTTTAAATAAGCCGAACTTGGACTTTAACTTGTCAAGTCCAACTTCACTGGACTTTCAATTAGAAGATATAGAAAAAAATATAAATTTAAAGAAATTAGCTGGAAAAAGCGTCAAAATTGCAGATAAAACAAAACTAGAAAAGTATCGCAATAAACATTTGTTAGGTGTTTTAAAAGTAAATGGTATTAAATATTATTTACACAACAGAACCAAAGGTATTTACATGACCCAAGGGAGACCTACGAAAATTTCAAGCTTTCATCCAAATCTTAAAGTTAAATTTTTAGGTAAAAATTTGTACATTTTCGGAAGGAATACCCATTACGCCTACAAAGCAAGCGGTGTTTATGATTATTTGTATGTTGGGACTGAAGGGTCTCCGCTTACTAAGTTTGTTCGTCCACTCAACTTTAAACTTGTTCGAAGATACGGCTTTTTCAAAATACCAATTGCAAGTTTGAATGTCAATAATCGTATTCATACAAATTTATACCTCGGTGATCAACATACAGTTTTGCACAATTTGAAATTAAATGTTCGACCAAAAAGAAAGAAAACATTGGATTTTAAATTAGTTGATGACCAAGTGAATATTGTAAGGACTAATTTGCGTGGAGATGTAACTTCCACAATTTTATCAAAATCTGAAGAATATACTTTTATAAATAGAAACTTAATTTTTATTGCTCATGCTCTTTCTAAATGGCTTCCACGAAAAAAAGAAAATATCAATTTGTATTTTGAAAAGAAAAGCATGAAAGCCGATGAATCTGGAATTAGAGTTTTTGAACAAGTTATGAAAGAATCGGATTTACAATCTAAAAATTTTTTCATTTTAAGCAAAGATGCGGAAAACTATAAAGCGCTAAAAAACCAGTATAAAAGAGCAATTGTCAGTAAGTTTAGTTTTAAACATTATTATTTGATTTTCAGAGCTTCAAATCTTATTTCTAGTGAATTATCAAATCACTTATTAAACGATCGCTTGTATATCGATGTTATTCGAGAAAAAATCAACTCCATTCCATTAACATTTCTTCAGCATGGAATTATGTTTGCCAAACCAGTTGATAATCCAATGGCTTTTGGTTTCCATAAAGACAAAAATGTTTTTAATATGCGCAAATCTGTTATTAGTTCAGAGCTTGAGGCAGGGGAATTTTACAAAATGGGTTATGATAGAGAGGATTTAATTCTGACAGGACTGGCAACTTTCGATCATGCTAAGCTTAATGAAGATGCTGATAAAATTGCATTCATGCCTACTTACCGATATTGGGAAGAAGGTTTGATTTACAGAGGATTAATTGAGCAAACTACTTACTATACTCAAATTATTCGAGTTATTGAAGCTTTTGAAAAAAATGGTTTACTTGATAGATTGCTAATTGTTCCACATAATAAGTTTTCTGAGCACATTTATGAGAATATGCAAGAGTACCAACATATCATTAGTAATAATCCATCAGAAGCATTGAAAAACTCTGTTGTTTTTATAACTGACTATTCTTCTGCGATTTACGATGCAACGTTTAGAGGTGCATATCCAATTTTTTATTGGGAAGAAAAAGAGTATTTAATCAATCAATACAAAGCCATTCCACCAGTAAATGATGAGAATGCACCAGGTGCTGTTATTTATGATCTTGATGATTTGATAGAAAAAGTCAAAGATGTCATCGCTCAAAATTACAAAGTAGAAGATGAAATTATGGAAAAATTCCAGCAAATTAATACGTTTATGGACAGAAAAAATATACTTCGGATTGTAGAATCTCTTAAACAAGATCGTATTTTGTAG
- the tagH gene encoding teichoic acids export ABC transporter ATP-binding subunit TagH has protein sequence MGNSVEVKNVSKRYKLYKKQSERILDLLVPYKDYGEDFFALQNVSFTVEEGSIVGLVGINGSGKSTLANIIAGVIPATTGHVTSNGNVALIAVNAGLDGKLSGRENIELKLLMLGFSQKEISEMEDEIIDFAELEKFIDQPVKTYSSGMKSRLGFSISVRVNPDILIVDEALSVGDKAFSEKSLDKMMEFKEKGKTMFFVSHSISQMKKFCDHILWLEFGVVKEYGPTKEVINKYETFLQEYKALSKTDKKKYRLSALNRQSKKNEKPVEIL, from the coding sequence TTGGGTAATTCAGTCGAAGTAAAGAATGTCTCTAAGCGCTATAAACTCTATAAAAAGCAGTCTGAACGAATTTTGGATTTGCTTGTTCCCTATAAAGATTATGGGGAAGATTTCTTTGCTTTACAGAATGTTTCGTTCACTGTCGAAGAAGGTTCAATTGTTGGATTGGTGGGCATTAACGGCTCAGGTAAATCGACGTTAGCGAACATTATTGCAGGTGTTATTCCCGCAACAACGGGACATGTTACGAGTAACGGAAATGTTGCTTTAATTGCAGTGAACGCAGGTCTTGATGGGAAACTTTCAGGACGCGAAAACATCGAACTTAAATTGCTGATGCTTGGTTTTTCTCAAAAAGAAATTTCTGAAATGGAAGATGAGATAATCGATTTTGCAGAACTAGAAAAGTTTATCGATCAACCGGTTAAAACGTATTCCAGTGGAATGAAATCACGTTTAGGCTTTTCTATTTCGGTTCGTGTGAATCCCGATATTTTGATTGTGGATGAAGCTCTGTCGGTAGGCGACAAAGCCTTTTCAGAAAAAAGTTTAGACAAGATGATGGAATTTAAGGAAAAAGGTAAAACGATGTTTTTTGTCAGTCATTCGATCTCGCAAATGAAAAAATTCTGTGATCATATTTTGTGGCTGGAGTTTGGTGTGGTCAAAGAATACGGTCCTACAAAAGAAGTCATTAACAAATACGAAACGTTTTTACAAGAGTATAAAGCATTATCGAAAACAGATAAAAAGAAATACCGACTGAGCGCTCTCAATCGTCAATCTAAAAAAAATGAAAAACCTGTAGAAATCCTCTAG